Within Deltaproteobacteria bacterium, the genomic segment ATCGAATCCGTCTCCGACGGCATGGTGGCCATTTCGCCTCATGGCAGGATCCTGTTCGCGAATCGCTCCTTCCTTGCAAGGTCGGGGTTCCGCCTGGACGAGATCGTGGGAAAGCCGTGCCGCGAGGTCGTCCTGGAATCGATCTGCGACGCGGGCTGCCCCTTCACGGAAGTCCTCGAGACCGGAAAAGCGGCGGACCGGTTCGACGTGGAGGTACGCGGGAAGAACGGGGAGGAGATGAGCGCCTGCATCAATTTCACGCCGTTGCGGGACACCTCGGGCGGCGTGATCGGCGTCATCGAGGTGATCCGGGACATCACCAAGCTCAAAGAGCTGAAGGACACCCTCAAGAGGACGGATTCCATGTACCGGAGGGAGCGGATCAAGATCCGGACGATCCTCGACAACATCCCCTCCGGCGTCTACACCGTCGACCAGGAGATGACCCTCCTCTCCTTTAACCGTTCCCTCGAGCGGATCACCGGATATTCGTCGGAGGAGGCCGTCGGGAGGAAGTGCCACGAAGTGTTCCGCTCCGACTTCTGCGAGGCCGGGTGCCCGCTGAAACGGTCGATGCGTACCGGGGAGACGTTGCGGGGGATCGAGGTGAACCTTCGGGCCAAGGACAGCTCCGTGGTGCCGATCGCCTCCAGCACCGCGCTGCTCCGGGACGAGGACGGGCAGCCGATCGGCGGGATCTGCTCGTTCCGGGACCTTCGGGAGGTCCACGCCGTGCCGGCCTCCCAGGGACAGGTGAGGGATTTCCTCGGCATGGTCAGCAAGAACCACCGCATGCACGAGATCTTCGACCTGATCGAGACGGTGGCGGAATCCGACGCCAACGTCCTTATCGAGGGCGAGAGCGGCACGGGGAAGGAACTGGTGGCGCGGGCGATCCACCGGTTGAGCGGCCGGAGGGAGAAACCGTTCCTCGGCGTCAATTGCGCCTCCCTCAACGAGAACCTGATGGAGAGCGAACTGTTCGGCCACGTTCGAGGGGCGTTCACGGGAGCGGTGAAGGACCGGATGGGCCGGTTCGAGATGGCGGAGGGGGGGACGCTCTTCCTCGACGAGGTCTCGGAGATCGGCCCGCACCTCCAGGCGAAGCTGCTCCGCGTGGTCCAGGAGCGGGAGTACCAGCGGGTCGGAGAAACGAGGGCACGCAAGGCGGATGTCCGCATCCTCTCCGCGACCAACCGGCGACTGAAGGATCTCCTGGCGAGCGGGTCCTTCCGGGACGACCTCTACTATCGGCTCAACGTCGTCTCCATCATCCCGCCGCCGCTGCG encodes:
- a CDS encoding sigma 54-interacting transcriptional regulator, whose translation is IESVSDGMVAISPHGRILFANRSFLARSGFRLDEIVGKPCREVVLESICDAGCPFTEVLETGKAADRFDVEVRGKNGEEMSACINFTPLRDTSGGVIGVIEVIRDITKLKELKDTLKRTDSMYRRERIKIRTILDNIPSGVYTVDQEMTLLSFNRSLERITGYSSEEAVGRKCHEVFRSDFCEAGCPLKRSMRTGETLRGIEVNLRAKDSSVVPIASSTALLRDEDGQPIGGICSFRDLREVHAVPASQGQVRDFLGMVSKNHRMHEIFDLIETVAESDANVLIEGESGTGKELVARAIHRLSGRREKPFLGVNCASLNENLMESELFGHVRGAFTGAVKDRMGRFEMAEGGTLFLDEVSEIGPHLQAKLLRVVQEREYQRVGETRARKADVRILSATNRRLKDLLASGSFRDDLYYRLNVVSIIPPPLRDRKEDIPVLVDHFLDRSREHHGGLRRSFSPLAMRVLLEYSWPGNVRELENAVERARICSRREVIEESALPAEIRHRGGTSHRTARPAGQGPAEPKEETIREALARCRGNRGEAAAQLGISRVTLWRRMKQLDVLP